In Malus sylvestris chromosome 15, drMalSylv7.2, whole genome shotgun sequence, a single genomic region encodes these proteins:
- the LOC126602980 gene encoding uncharacterized protein LOC126602980 — MTIGHNDSTQSCLGAYAPINFTQDTQKKYFDPIGRGRVKKLGQKGRVQESRMRLGTWNIRTLTGKSMEVVEVMVRRRINIMCLQETKWVGLRANDLENSGFKLWYSGTNRTRNGIGIIVDKTLTQDAVDVKRVGDRIMAIKIVIGQELINVISAYAPQVGLDTSSKEKFWKDLGDLVQGIAQTEKLFIGGDLNGHVGRETDNYRGFHDGHGFGERNEDGEVILDFAMAYDLFLANTFFNLRREKNM; from the exons ATGACAATTGGTCACA acgactccactcaaagttgtttgggagcatatgctcctatcaactttacacaggacacacaaaagaagtactttgatcctattggacgggggagggtgaagaagctaggacagaagggtagagttcaagagagtagaatgcgtttaggaacgtggaatataagaaccttaacgggaaaatctatggaagtagtggaagttatggtgaggagaaggataaatattatgtgcctacaagaaactaagtgggttggtcttagggcaaatgatctagaaaactcagggtttaaactttggtattcgggcacaaatagaacgagaaacggtattggcatcatcgtggataagaccttgacacaagatgctgtagatgtcaagagggtaggagatagaatcatggcaatcaagattgtaataggacaagaacttatcaatgtcattagtgcgtacgcacctcaagtagggttggatacgagttcgaaggagaaattttggaaagaccttggagacttggtgcaaggaattgcccagacggagaagttatttataggaggagatttaaatggacacgtgggtagGGAGACAGACAACTATAGAGGTTTTCATgatggccatggttttggggagagaaacgaggatggggaagttatcttggattttgcaatggcatatgatctcttcttagctaACACCTTCTTTaatttaagaagagagaagaacatgtga